One segment of Cutaneotrichosporon cavernicola HIS019 DNA, chromosome: 4 DNA contains the following:
- the GUT1 gene encoding uncharacterized protein (FGGY family of carbohydrate kinases, C-terminal domain): MSPLDESAVESPFSTPASSRRPSLAMPRPTYSASGSRRSSHASGPRPITKAEYSGPPTPSLLSRAGSPTQPLANEQVASRKNSFAETGAHPILGKLGGLAGFSAIENRELRTGEFIASLDCGTTSTRFIVFDEHAKIITEHQTEFEQILPHAGWHEHNPEALVDAMRECMSRAMYKLEFMGWHRDSVRGIGITNQRETTLCWSRKTGQPLCNAIVWDDTRTVAVVQQFEDKLDAEGFDIDGTRVKGKDALVSLTGLPLSTYFSAIKLRWMIDHHKAVREADEAGNLLFGTVDSWLVYNLTGGAEGGLHIIDVTNASRTLLISLKSLQWHKGLLDFFGINENVLPKIVSSAEVYGKVAASMGIEALIGVPIAGIVGDQQAALVGNKCLRRGDAKNTYGTGAFMLFNTGDEIVKSDNGLLTTVAYQPGPNAAPVYALEGSIAVAGSAIKWLRDQVNLIEESREMDMLAGSVEDTGGVYFVTAFAGLLAPYWDRSATGTIIGLTSYSTSAHIARATLEAVCYQSRAVLDVIEREAGVKLDTLKVDGGVTNSNLAMQLQADIGGFKVLRPSMRESTALGSALLAAHALGLFGWDINNPETLKDVNTADSQLFSPKITEAKRRKMRRGWERAVTRARGWHAADEELAEREREIESNEGLEELGDESTLDREEDVALRKAVEGVKWDKE, from the exons ATGTCTCCCCTCGACGAGTCGGCTGTTGAGTCGCCATTCTCGACACCTGCGTCCTCTaggcggccgagcttggccatGCCCCGCCCCACCTACTCAGCCAGTGGTAGCCGGCGTTCGTCCCATGCGTCTGGCCCACGTCCCATAACAAAGGCCGAGTACTCGGGTCCACCCACGCCATCGCTCCTCTCACGCGCGGGTTCGCCGACACAGCCGCTCGCGAACGAGCAGGTAGCCAGTCGGAAGAATAGCTTTGCCGAGACCGGGGCGCACCCTATTCTCGGCAAGCTTGGTGGCCTGGCCGGTTTCAGCGCCATCGAGAACAGGGAATTGCGGACCGGCGAGTTTATCGCGTCTCTTGACTGTGGCACTAC CTCGACCCGCTTCATTGTGTtcgacgagcacgccaAGATCATCACCGAGCACCAGACCGAGTTTGAGCAGATCCTCCCCCACGCCGGATGGCACGAACACAACCCCGaggccctcgtcgacgcaATGCGCGAATGCATGAGCCGCGCAATGTACAAGCTCGAATTCATGGGGTGGCACAGGGACAGCGTACGCGGTATTGGGATCACGAACCAGCGCGAGACGACGTTGTGTTGGAGTCGCAAGACCGGCCAGCCACTGTGTAACGCGATCGTGTGGGACGACACGCGCACGGTTGCGGTGGTGCAGCAGTTCGAGGACaaactcgacgccgagggtTTCGATATTGATGGCACCCGTGTGAAGGGAAAGGACGCGCTTGTCAGTCTGACGGGCCTTCCGCTCTCGACATATTTCTCGGCGATCAAGCTCCGTTGGATGATCGATCACCACAAGGCTGTGCGCGAGGCTGACGAGGCTGGCAACCTTTTGTTTGGAACTGTCGATTCATGGCTCGTCTAC aaCCTGACTGGAGGAGCGGAGGGTGGACTGCATATCATCGACGTGACGAACGCGTCTCGCACATTGCTTATCAGCCTCAAGAGCCTGCAGTGGCATAAGGGCCTGCTTGACTTTTTTGGGATTAACGAAAACGTGCTCCCTAAGATCGTGTCTAGTGCCGAGGTGTATGGCAAGGTCGCGGCGAGTATGGGCATCGAGGCTCTCATTGGTGTGCCGATTGCTGGTATTGTTGGCGACCAACAGGCTGCGCTTGTCGGTAACAAGTGCCtgcggcgcggcgacgccaagaaTACATACGGAACGGGCGCGTTCATGCTGTTCAACACGGGCGACGAGATTGTTAAATCGGACAACGGGCTGCTCACGACGGTTGCATACCAGCCTGGTCCGAATGCCGCACCCGTCTACGCGCTCGAGGGTTCGATTGCGGTAGCCGGCTCAGCGATCAAGTG gctACGCGACCAGGTCAACCTGATCGAAGAgtcgcgcgagatggacaTGCTAGCCGGCTCTGTCGAGGACACGGGCGGCGTCTACTTCGTGACGGCCTTTGCAGGCCTCCTCGCACCCTACTGGGACCGGAGTGCT ACGGGCACGATCATCGGTCTAACCTCGTACTCGACGTCGGCTCACATCGCCCGCGCAACCCTCGAGGCGGTATGCTACCAATCTCGCGCAGTTCTCGACGTgatcgagcgcgaggccggTGTCAAActcgacacgctcaagGTCGATGGCGGGGTCACGAATTCCAACCTGGCGATGCAACTCCAAGCCGACATTGGGGGGTTCAAAGTCCTGCGGCCATCTATGCGCGAATCGACAGCCCTCGGATCGGCTTTGTTGGCCGCGCACGCGTTGGGGTTGTTCGGTTGGGACATCAACAACCCCGAGACATTGAAGGACGTTAATACGGCCGATAGCCAGCTCTTCAGTCCCAAAATCACGGAGGCTAAACGACGCAAGATGAGGCGTGGATGGGAGAGGGCCGTCACACGGGCGAGAGGATGGCATGCGGCTgatgaggagctcgcggaGAGGGAGCGCGAGATAGAGAGCAATGAGGGACTTGAGGAACTGGGGGATGAAAGTACGCTCGATagagaggaggatgtggCGCTCCGCAAGGCTGTGGAGGGAGTCAAGTGGGATAAGGAGTAG
- a CDS encoding uncharacterized protein (glucosyltransferase activity), with protein sequence MRPKRAFYIAQHTPDASPRLGPLRSPPSPMLGFNQRALPQPGSMSVPRPIRRPRKILYVVIVLGLLYWFGIRHHLGKEMEDPLPLGFAPEHGHRRRPRTMTFTRNGLATLNPLRRGAPQPEHPFYELMERGEETWRLVRDRQSKNVEQAAREYKRRYGMDPPEGFDKWFAWAKERGVELVDEYDLMMRDILAHHALEPATFIARSQGLASTEQHAYQINISRESVKLSGKRANAGRPKKLAALIDSFRTALPPNLNLAMTGSDHDVSGVVLGKDQRKRAKELVSSGAHFTAEELRHYENPRRTTAWGWFKACPLDSPANMLSGAEDGETHEKAFIHDHVATMDFCEFPNLKRLHGALQVDREDRSPSVLKPWFVHSKLPGDASFLLPPLEGFVNLTDKAIADIGKWEDKLDPRVHWRGGTTGGLPTQTDWRDQHRYRLHLMFNGRKGNDSDWEETVSNVMLPDGRGGYTRTDRHGAQLAKEYGDVKLSGKIIGCPNEALCEEIKAEIETSPMLPANNTWMFRYMLDVDGNGWSERFHRLLSSASPVLKMTIFADWHMDRLIPWYHYIPIQADYSDLYDVLAFFIGPTRQDGTIDHERGHDYLGKKIGKAGQDFTLQHWRWVDMQAYMYRLLLELHRLHQLDRAKASYHP encoded by the exons ATGCGGCCAAAACGAGCATTCTACATCGCTCAACACACTCCCGACGCCTCACCACGACTTGGACCACTGCGTTCCCCGCCGTCTCCAATGCTCGGTTTCAACCAGCGCGCCCTCCCTCAACCGGGGAGTATGAGCGTGCCGCGGCCGATCCGTCGACCGCGCAAGATCCTCtacgtcgtcatcgtcttAGGCCTCCTCTACTGGTTTGGCATTCGGCATCACCTCGGCAAAGAGATGGAGGACCCGTTACCGCTCGGATTTGCGCCTGAGCACGGCCACCGGCGGAGACCACGCACCATGACCTTTACGCGGAATGGCTTGGCAACGCTCAACCCGTTGCGGCGCGGTGCACCACAGCCAGAACATCCGTTCTATGAACTGatggagcgcggcgaggagacgtGGCGTCTCGTGCGCGATCGCCAGAGCAAGAATGTCGagcaggcggcgcgcgagtACAAGCGCCGGTATGGGATGGACCCACCCGAGGGGTTTGACAAGTGGTTTGCGTGGGCAAAGGaacgcggcgtcgagcttgtcgacgagtacgaccTGATGATGAGGGATATTCTCGCACACCACGCACTCGAGCCTGCGACGTTTATTGCCCGCTCGCAGGGGCTCGCGAGCACAGAACAACACGCGTACCAGATCAACATTTCGCGCGAGAGCGTCAAGCTGTCGGGCAAGCGCGCAAATGCAGGGCGGCCCAAGAAGCTCGCAGCGCTGATCGATTCGTTCCGCACCGCGCTGCCAcccaacctcaacctcgcaATGACGGGAAGCGACCACGACGTCAGCGGTGTCGTGTTAGGCAAGGATCAGCGGAAGCGGGCCAAGGAGCTCGTGAGCTCAGGGGCGCACTTtacggccgaggagctgcgaCACTACGAGAACCCCCGGCGCACAACAGCGTGGGGTTGGTTCAAGGCGTGCCCGCTCGACTCGCCGGCCAACATGCTCTCCGGTGCCGAAGACGGTGAGACGCATGAGAAGGCATTCATCCACGACCACGTCGCGACGATGGACTTTTGCGAGTTTCCCAACCTCAAGCGCCTGCACGGCGCGTTACAGGTCGACCGTGAGGaccgctcgccgagcgtACTCAAGCCGTGGTTTGTGCACTCGAAGCTGCCGGGCGACGCgagcttcctcctccccccgcTCGAGGGCTTTGTCAACCTGACCGACAAGGCGATCGCCGACATTGGCAAGTGggaggacaagctcgacccACGTGTACACTGGCGCGGAGGTACGACTGGCGGTCTCCCAACCCAGACCGACTGGCGCGACCAGCACCGCTACCGCCTGCACCTCATGTTTAACGGGCGGAAAGGCAACGACAGCGATTGGGAAGAGACCGTGTCCAATGTCATGCTCCCAGACGGGCGGGGCGGCTACACCCGCACCGACCGGCacggcgcgcagctcgccaaAGAATATGgcgacgtcaagctcaGCGGCAAGATCATCGGCTGCCCAAACGAGGCGCTGTgcgaggagatcaaggccgagatTGAGACGTCCCCCATGCTGCCGGCGAACAACACGTGGATGTTCCGATacatgctcgacgtcgatggTAACGGGTGGAGTGAGCGCTTCCATCGTCTCCTatcgagcgcgtcgcctGTGCTCAAGATGACAATCTTTGCCGATTGGCACATG GATCGCCTCATTCCCTGGTACCACTATATCCCTATCCAGGCCGACTATTCTGACCTGTACGACGTGCTGGCCTTCTTCATAGGCCCGACGCGCCAAGACGGCACGATCGACCACGAGCGCGGACACGACTACCTGGGCAAAAAGATTGGCAAGGCCGGACAGGACTTTACGCTCCAGCACTGGCGCTGGGTCGACATGCAGGCTTAT ATGTAccgtctccttctcgagctgcaTCGCCTACAccagctcgaccgcgccaAAGCGAGTTACCACCCCTAA
- a CDS encoding uncharacterized protein (Pterin 4 alpha carbinolamine dehydratase) has translation MSTSTDPSASTVRARRPSPYRLPTLPAFLAAFAPLHAAGWRLDVLQTSGPGATTQSAAEDMISGADLQGRRLVRAYGFPSDRDGWRALMTLMARIGEAVEELDHHPVLLAAPASDLPPDVAELAPNAGYVLYIATHTHTPMPPMGVQMEDGRQV, from the exons atgtcgacctccaccgacccctcagcctccacagtccgcgcccgccgcccatcCCCATATCGCCTGCCAACACTGCCTGCCTTCCTCGCAGCCTTTGCGCCTCTTCACGCAGCGGGATGGCGTCTGGACGTGCTCCAGACTAGCGGACCAGGTGCGACGACACAGTCTGCGGCGGAGGACATGATCTCGGGTGCGGATCTGCAGGGACGCCGTCTGGTGCGCGCGTACGGGTTCCCGAGCGATCGCGATGGATGGCGCGCGCTCATGACACTCATGGCACGGATCGGAGAGGCCGTTGAGGAACTAGAT CACCATCCGGTCCTGCTCGCAGCGCCGGCATCTGATCTACCGCCCGATGTTGCAGAGCTCGCCCCAAATGCCGGATACGTGCTGTACATTGCGACGCATACGCATACACCGATGCCTCCAATGGGTGTACAGATGGAAG ATGGCAGACAGGTCTAG